A genomic window from Lycium barbarum isolate Lr01 chromosome 4, ASM1917538v2, whole genome shotgun sequence includes:
- the LOC132635090 gene encoding 14 kDa proline-rich protein DC2.15-like, translating into MASKKTTSLALFILVNLLFFSLVSACGTCPSPKPKPKPKPKPKPTPSPSPSSKGKCPIDALKLGVCANVLGNLLGLVIGNPPKKPCCSLINGLVDLEAALCLCTAIKLNVLGINLNIPLSLSLLLNVCGKKVPSDFQCPN; encoded by the coding sequence ATGGCTTCTAAGAAAACTACTTCCCTTGCTCTTTTTATTCTTGTGAAccttctttttttctctcttgtGAGTGCATGTGGCACTTGTCCTAGTCCTAaaccgaagccgaagccgaagccaaagccaaagccaaCCCCGAGCCCGAGCCCGAGTTCCAAAGGCAAGTGCCCTATAGACGCTCTAAAATTAGGTGTTTGTGCTAATGTTCTTGGAAATTTACTTGGACTTGTAATTGGAAATCCTCCAAAGAAACCTTGTTGCTCTCTCATTAATGGACTTGTTGATCTTGAGGCTGCACTTTGTCTATGCACTGCCATTAAATTAAATGTTCTTGGGATTAACCTTAATATCCCTCTTTCTCTAAGCCTTCTTCTTAATGTATGTGGCAAAAAGGTTCCATCTGACTTCCAGTGTCCTAATTGA